A portion of the Hylaeus volcanicus isolate JK05 unplaced genomic scaffold, UHH_iyHylVolc1.0_haploid 12237, whole genome shotgun sequence genome contains these proteins:
- the LOC128883625 gene encoding uncharacterized protein LOC128883625 isoform X1, whose protein sequence is MRTVTEKINNKFSFLYLNESTDCETLSITTYHSLTCNIREFLRFLESGLTQPPITEITQHWMLPDCNLIPLTFALQLLTHQHKKTSDVSEKHSALLCDFVSSTQRIKESIQWTIDVILEDKFFLSLKELLALLVDLPECIFCLYEVTRHSYVWRIIQWEFHASRVMAALLHIWNEKTTTDDSNIETLLSVDTKQATFLLVETTCYIIARQNTIFPFYLACYFSTSHLKHTTYVLSSFSIAPTHRLPQLIHNITKHVNKNSQAIRTLASLLIGATSAGIHVSKGRGKGFTFFGAPELIDFIFPNGLTHTNTLHYPCLTLKCLTAFIYAVDPNDDENDSSDFWYALWSALTRHPYSCAYVGVILVDALWFDLIINLVSEKKTTDATDRVNVNQNKGSARTLVAQRLRSLEQLWECLMRPVITDIPPLCYLVITLAKLRFLLTTRNVVRSNILAGYSEFDILSQISFKCVTIFQEVSSCLLSSIPSRVLSAQVMLSITGAILKIEAPDDISWNVFPMDSNASQDTILDRNVPDVSEWLPAILYCTEISDDASDQKSDVDAASECKRMHAAKSNEVLFLNDPLKKKSCDSLMENLRVNKKKNKDDDQKNEDVVVHPTSIVPLLKKSNFIEIDTSRKVLKILPEASLLTSVPPTCLRQCLERLSEPLRLSDVPLQCRSVSSLDEFSIPRKDETPIETYWRIRRALLTIPLLAGQDYEGDHIASKLVGVLLKLDDTNNMEDFQSIRKKATVSLIVAWPKSTVQVCVKTAFEKDLSYFIRVTALQILHESLREQMDAVGLKEKQTQDDSIDLHTLATLYYNELFRELYYFLKSRESHQQSTNDIQTILNEEVNQFFSQLLLLFSDLLNAAANSITIMKMLAELAIIFDIVLVSRNIPLRRSGFYLLAKYATIVKNYTEMNEGLGNNRVSWIAEILRNSVSSDSDQICRDIAQSILARFTSFHLAI, encoded by the exons atGAGGACAgtaacagaaaaaataaataataagttctCCTTTCTCTACTTAAACGAATCAACTGATTGCGAAACTCTGTCAATAACTACATATCATTCACTGACATGTAATATACGAGAATTTTTGAGATTTTTGGAAAGTGGGCTAACTCAACCTCCAATTACAGAAATAACACAACATTGGATGTTACCAGATTGTAATTTAATACCACTAACTTTCGCGTTACAACTTTTAACTCACCAACATAAAAAAACTAGTGATGTTTCTGAAAAACACTCAGCATTACTTTGCGATTTCGTTTCTTCTACTCAACGCATTAAAGAAAGCATACAATGGACCATTGACGTAATACTCGAggataaattttttctttccttaaaAGAATTGCTCGCACTCCTTGTAGATCTTCCCGAATGTATTTTTTGTCTTTATGAAGTCACAAGACATTCATATGTGTGGAGAATAATTCAATGGGAGTTCCACGCATCACGCGTTATGGCGGCTTTACTTCATATTTGGAACGAGAAAACGACTACGGATGATTCAAACATTGAAACGTTATTGAGTGTTGACACGAAACAAGCAACTTTTTTGTTAGTAGAAACAACATGCTACATAATAGCTCGACAaaacacaatttttcctttttatttagcGTGTTATTTTTCTACATCTCATCTTAAACACACAACATACGTTTTATCATCTTTTTCTATTGCCCCAACACACCGACTTCCTCAACTGATTCACAACATAACAAAACACGTGAATAAGAATTCACAAGCTATCAGAACACTGGCCAGTTTACTCATAGGTGCAACATCTGCAGGCATCCACGTTTCTAAAGGCCGCGGGAAAGGTTTCACGTTTTTTGGAGCACCAGAGCTAATAGATTTCATCTTTCCGAATGGCTTGACGCATACTAATACGTTGCACTATCCTTGCTTGACGTTAAAGTGTCTTACAGCGTTCATATACGCGGTAGATCCCAATGACGATGAAAACGATAGTTCCGATTTTTGGTACGCTTTATGGTCTGCTTTAACGCGCCACCCTTACTCGTGCGCTTATGTTGGAGTTATTCTAGTCGACGCTCTTTGGTTTGATCTGATTATTAATCTAGTAtcggaaaagaaaacaacCGACGCAACAGACAGAGTTAACGTAAACCAGAATAAAGGTAGTGCTAGAACACTAGTAGCCCAGCGTTTACGGTCTCTAGAACAACTGTGGGAGTGCCTGATGCGCCCTGTCATAACCGATATACCTCCTCTATGCTACCTTGTAATAACATTAGCAAAACTACGTTTTTTGTTAACTACACGGAACGTTGTACGCTCGAATATACTCGCTGGTTACAGCGAGTTTGATATTCTAAGTCAAATAAGTTTCAAG tGTGTAACAATTTTCCAAGAAGTTTCAAGCTGTTTGTTATCTTCCATACCATCGCGTGTGTTAAGCGCTCAAGTGATGCTAAGTATTACCGGAgctattttgaaaatagaagCCCCCGACGATATATCTTGGAATGTTTTTCCTATGGATTCAAATGCTTCACAGGACACCATACTGGATCGGAACGTCCCTGATGTATCGGAGTGGTTACCAGCAATTTTGTACTGCACTGAAATTTCCGATGACGCAAGTGACCAG AAGAGTGATGTTGACGCTGCATCCGAATGTAAGCGAATGCATGCAGCAAAAAGCAATGAAGTACTTTTCTTAAATGATCccctaaaaaagaaatcttgtgattctttaatggaaaatttaagagtaaacaagaaaaaaaacaaagatgatGACCAAAAGAATGAAGATGTTGTTGTCCATCCAACATCAATAGTTCcacttttgaaaaaatcgaatttcatagaaattgaTACCAGTCGGAAAGTGCTAAAAATTCTTCCAGAAGCATCGCTTTTGACATCCGTACCGCCAACATGTTTGAGACAATGCTTAGAGCGACTTTCAGAGCCATTGCGGTTATCAGACGTTCCTCTACAATGTCGATCTGTTTCGAGCTTAgatgaattttcaattccGAGAAAAGACGAAACCCCTATAGAAACCTATTGGAGAATAAGACGTGCGCTGTTAACAATACCTCTGCTTGCAGG TCAAGATTATGAAGGAGATCATATAGCATCAAAGCTTGTTGGAGTCTTGCTGAAATTAGATGATACAAATAATATGGAGGATTTTCAATCAATACGAAAAAAAGCAACAGTGTCTCTTATTGTCGCCTGGCCAAAGAGCACCGTCCA AGTTTGTGTCAAGACAGCTTTTGAAAAAGatctttcatatttcataaGAGTTACCGCTCTTCAAATACTACATGAATCTCTCAG GGAACAAATGGATGCAGTAGGtctcaaagaaaaacaaacccAGGATGACTCTATAGATCTTCATACATTGGcaacattatattataatgaGCTTTTCAGAGAACTCTACTACTTTTTAAAGTCTAGAGAGAGTCACCAACAATCAACGAATGATATTCAAACGATTTTAAATGAAGAAGTCAACCAATTTTTCTCACAGCTTCTGTTACTGTTTTCGGACTTGTTAAATGCCGCGGCAAATTCGATAACAATCATGAAAATGCTTGCAGAATTAGCAATAATTTTCGACATTGTTTTAGTCTCAAGGAATATTCCGTtacg ACGTAGCGGCTTTTATTTGCTAGCAAAGTATGCAACAATCGTCAAGAATTATACAGAAATGAATGAAGGATTGGGAAATAATAGGGTTTCTTg GATTGCAGAAATTCTTCGTAATTCCGTTTCCAGTGACTCAGACCAAATTTGTAGAGATATTGCACAATCAATCCTAGCTAGATTCACTTCGTTCCATCTtgcaatataa
- the LOC128883625 gene encoding uncharacterized protein LOC128883625 isoform X5, producing the protein MTMKTIVPIFVDALWFDLIINLVSEKKTTDATDRVNVNQNKGSARTLVAQRLRSLEQLWECLMRPVITDIPPLCYLVITLAKLRFLLTTRNVVRSNILAGYSEFDILSQISFKCVTIFQEVSSCLLSSIPSRVLSAQVMLSITGAILKIEAPDDISWNVFPMDSNASQDTILDRNVPDVSEWLPAILYCTEISDDASDQKSDVDAASECKRMHAAKSNEVLFLNDPLKKKSCDSLMENLRVNKKKNKDDDQKNEDVVVHPTSIVPLLKKSNFIEIDTSRKVLKILPEASLLTSVPPTCLRQCLERLSEPLRLSDVPLQCRSVSSLDEFSIPRKDETPIETYWRIRRALLTIPLLAGQDYEGDHIASKLVGVLLKLDDTNNMEDFQSIRKKATVSLIVAWPKSTVQVCVKTAFEKDLSYFIRVTALQILHESLREQMDAVGLKEKQTQDDSIDLHTLATLYYNELFRELYYFLKSRESHQQSTNDIQTILNEEVNQFFSQLLLLFSDLLNAAANSITIMKMLAELAIIFDIVLVSRNIPLRRSGFYLLAKYATIVKNYTEMNEGLGNNRVSWIAEILRNSVSSDSDQICRDIAQSILARFTSFHLAI; encoded by the exons ATGACGATGAAAACGATAGTTCCGATTTTTG TCGACGCTCTTTGGTTTGATCTGATTATTAATCTAGTAtcggaaaagaaaacaacCGACGCAACAGACAGAGTTAACGTAAACCAGAATAAAGGTAGTGCTAGAACACTAGTAGCCCAGCGTTTACGGTCTCTAGAACAACTGTGGGAGTGCCTGATGCGCCCTGTCATAACCGATATACCTCCTCTATGCTACCTTGTAATAACATTAGCAAAACTACGTTTTTTGTTAACTACACGGAACGTTGTACGCTCGAATATACTCGCTGGTTACAGCGAGTTTGATATTCTAAGTCAAATAAGTTTCAAG tGTGTAACAATTTTCCAAGAAGTTTCAAGCTGTTTGTTATCTTCCATACCATCGCGTGTGTTAAGCGCTCAAGTGATGCTAAGTATTACCGGAgctattttgaaaatagaagCCCCCGACGATATATCTTGGAATGTTTTTCCTATGGATTCAAATGCTTCACAGGACACCATACTGGATCGGAACGTCCCTGATGTATCGGAGTGGTTACCAGCAATTTTGTACTGCACTGAAATTTCCGATGACGCAAGTGACCAG AAGAGTGATGTTGACGCTGCATCCGAATGTAAGCGAATGCATGCAGCAAAAAGCAATGAAGTACTTTTCTTAAATGATCccctaaaaaagaaatcttgtgattctttaatggaaaatttaagagtaaacaagaaaaaaaacaaagatgatGACCAAAAGAATGAAGATGTTGTTGTCCATCCAACATCAATAGTTCcacttttgaaaaaatcgaatttcatagaaattgaTACCAGTCGGAAAGTGCTAAAAATTCTTCCAGAAGCATCGCTTTTGACATCCGTACCGCCAACATGTTTGAGACAATGCTTAGAGCGACTTTCAGAGCCATTGCGGTTATCAGACGTTCCTCTACAATGTCGATCTGTTTCGAGCTTAgatgaattttcaattccGAGAAAAGACGAAACCCCTATAGAAACCTATTGGAGAATAAGACGTGCGCTGTTAACAATACCTCTGCTTGCAGG TCAAGATTATGAAGGAGATCATATAGCATCAAAGCTTGTTGGAGTCTTGCTGAAATTAGATGATACAAATAATATGGAGGATTTTCAATCAATACGAAAAAAAGCAACAGTGTCTCTTATTGTCGCCTGGCCAAAGAGCACCGTCCA AGTTTGTGTCAAGACAGCTTTTGAAAAAGatctttcatatttcataaGAGTTACCGCTCTTCAAATACTACATGAATCTCTCAG GGAACAAATGGATGCAGTAGGtctcaaagaaaaacaaacccAGGATGACTCTATAGATCTTCATACATTGGcaacattatattataatgaGCTTTTCAGAGAACTCTACTACTTTTTAAAGTCTAGAGAGAGTCACCAACAATCAACGAATGATATTCAAACGATTTTAAATGAAGAAGTCAACCAATTTTTCTCACAGCTTCTGTTACTGTTTTCGGACTTGTTAAATGCCGCGGCAAATTCGATAACAATCATGAAAATGCTTGCAGAATTAGCAATAATTTTCGACATTGTTTTAGTCTCAAGGAATATTCCGTtacg ACGTAGCGGCTTTTATTTGCTAGCAAAGTATGCAACAATCGTCAAGAATTATACAGAAATGAATGAAGGATTGGGAAATAATAGGGTTTCTTg GATTGCAGAAATTCTTCGTAATTCCGTTTCCAGTGACTCAGACCAAATTTGTAGAGATATTGCACAATCAATCCTAGCTAGATTCACTTCGTTCCATCTtgcaatataa
- the LOC128883625 gene encoding uncharacterized protein LOC128883625 isoform X2, whose product MRTVTEKINNKFSFLYLNESTDCETLSITTYHSLTCNIREFLRFLESGLTQPPITEITQHWMLPDCNLIPLTFALQLLTHQHKKTSDVSEKHSALLCDFVSSTQRIKESIQWTIDVILEDKFFLSLKELLALLVDLPECIFCLYEVTRHSYVWRIIQWEFHASRVMAALLHIWNEKTTTDDSNIETLLSVDTKQATFLLVETTCYIIARQNTIFPFYLACYFSTSHLKHTTYVLSSFSIAPTHRLPQLIHNITKHVNKNSQAIRTLASLLIGATSAGIHVSKGRGKGFTFFGAPELIDFIFPNGLTHTNTLHYPCLTLKCLTAFIYAVDPNDDENDSSDFWYALWSALTRHPYSCAYVGVILVDALWFDLIINLVSEKKTTDATDRVNVNQNKGSARTLVAQRLRSLEQLWECLMRPVITDIPPLCYLVITLAKLRFLLTTRNVVRSNILAGYSEFDILSQISFKCVTIFQEVSSCLLSSIPSRVLSAQVMLSITGAILKIEAPDDISWNVFPMDSNASQDTILDRNVPDVSEWLPAILYCTEISDDASDQKSDVDAASECKRMHAAKSNEVLFLNDPLKKKSCDSLMENLRVNKKKNKDDDQKNEDVVVHPTSIVPLLKKSNFIEIDTSRKVLKILPEASLLTSVPPTCLRQCLERLSEPLRLSDVPLQCRSVSSLDEFSIPRKDETPIETYWRIRRALLTIPLLAGQDYEGDHIASKLVGVLLKLDDTNNMEDFQSIRKKATVSLIVAWPKSTVQVCVKTAFEKDLSYFIRVTALQILHESLREQMDAVGLKEKQTQDDSIDLHTLATLYYNELFRELYYFLKSRESHQQSTNDIQTILNEEVNQFFSQLLLLFSDLLNAAANSITIMKMLAELAIIFDIVLVSRNIPLRRSGFYLLAKYATIVKNYTEMNEGLGNNRVSCDSDQICRDIAQSILARFTSFHLAI is encoded by the exons atGAGGACAgtaacagaaaaaataaataataagttctCCTTTCTCTACTTAAACGAATCAACTGATTGCGAAACTCTGTCAATAACTACATATCATTCACTGACATGTAATATACGAGAATTTTTGAGATTTTTGGAAAGTGGGCTAACTCAACCTCCAATTACAGAAATAACACAACATTGGATGTTACCAGATTGTAATTTAATACCACTAACTTTCGCGTTACAACTTTTAACTCACCAACATAAAAAAACTAGTGATGTTTCTGAAAAACACTCAGCATTACTTTGCGATTTCGTTTCTTCTACTCAACGCATTAAAGAAAGCATACAATGGACCATTGACGTAATACTCGAggataaattttttctttccttaaaAGAATTGCTCGCACTCCTTGTAGATCTTCCCGAATGTATTTTTTGTCTTTATGAAGTCACAAGACATTCATATGTGTGGAGAATAATTCAATGGGAGTTCCACGCATCACGCGTTATGGCGGCTTTACTTCATATTTGGAACGAGAAAACGACTACGGATGATTCAAACATTGAAACGTTATTGAGTGTTGACACGAAACAAGCAACTTTTTTGTTAGTAGAAACAACATGCTACATAATAGCTCGACAaaacacaatttttcctttttatttagcGTGTTATTTTTCTACATCTCATCTTAAACACACAACATACGTTTTATCATCTTTTTCTATTGCCCCAACACACCGACTTCCTCAACTGATTCACAACATAACAAAACACGTGAATAAGAATTCACAAGCTATCAGAACACTGGCCAGTTTACTCATAGGTGCAACATCTGCAGGCATCCACGTTTCTAAAGGCCGCGGGAAAGGTTTCACGTTTTTTGGAGCACCAGAGCTAATAGATTTCATCTTTCCGAATGGCTTGACGCATACTAATACGTTGCACTATCCTTGCTTGACGTTAAAGTGTCTTACAGCGTTCATATACGCGGTAGATCCCAATGACGATGAAAACGATAGTTCCGATTTTTGGTACGCTTTATGGTCTGCTTTAACGCGCCACCCTTACTCGTGCGCTTATGTTGGAGTTATTCTAGTCGACGCTCTTTGGTTTGATCTGATTATTAATCTAGTAtcggaaaagaaaacaacCGACGCAACAGACAGAGTTAACGTAAACCAGAATAAAGGTAGTGCTAGAACACTAGTAGCCCAGCGTTTACGGTCTCTAGAACAACTGTGGGAGTGCCTGATGCGCCCTGTCATAACCGATATACCTCCTCTATGCTACCTTGTAATAACATTAGCAAAACTACGTTTTTTGTTAACTACACGGAACGTTGTACGCTCGAATATACTCGCTGGTTACAGCGAGTTTGATATTCTAAGTCAAATAAGTTTCAAG tGTGTAACAATTTTCCAAGAAGTTTCAAGCTGTTTGTTATCTTCCATACCATCGCGTGTGTTAAGCGCTCAAGTGATGCTAAGTATTACCGGAgctattttgaaaatagaagCCCCCGACGATATATCTTGGAATGTTTTTCCTATGGATTCAAATGCTTCACAGGACACCATACTGGATCGGAACGTCCCTGATGTATCGGAGTGGTTACCAGCAATTTTGTACTGCACTGAAATTTCCGATGACGCAAGTGACCAG AAGAGTGATGTTGACGCTGCATCCGAATGTAAGCGAATGCATGCAGCAAAAAGCAATGAAGTACTTTTCTTAAATGATCccctaaaaaagaaatcttgtgattctttaatggaaaatttaagagtaaacaagaaaaaaaacaaagatgatGACCAAAAGAATGAAGATGTTGTTGTCCATCCAACATCAATAGTTCcacttttgaaaaaatcgaatttcatagaaattgaTACCAGTCGGAAAGTGCTAAAAATTCTTCCAGAAGCATCGCTTTTGACATCCGTACCGCCAACATGTTTGAGACAATGCTTAGAGCGACTTTCAGAGCCATTGCGGTTATCAGACGTTCCTCTACAATGTCGATCTGTTTCGAGCTTAgatgaattttcaattccGAGAAAAGACGAAACCCCTATAGAAACCTATTGGAGAATAAGACGTGCGCTGTTAACAATACCTCTGCTTGCAGG TCAAGATTATGAAGGAGATCATATAGCATCAAAGCTTGTTGGAGTCTTGCTGAAATTAGATGATACAAATAATATGGAGGATTTTCAATCAATACGAAAAAAAGCAACAGTGTCTCTTATTGTCGCCTGGCCAAAGAGCACCGTCCA AGTTTGTGTCAAGACAGCTTTTGAAAAAGatctttcatatttcataaGAGTTACCGCTCTTCAAATACTACATGAATCTCTCAG GGAACAAATGGATGCAGTAGGtctcaaagaaaaacaaacccAGGATGACTCTATAGATCTTCATACATTGGcaacattatattataatgaGCTTTTCAGAGAACTCTACTACTTTTTAAAGTCTAGAGAGAGTCACCAACAATCAACGAATGATATTCAAACGATTTTAAATGAAGAAGTCAACCAATTTTTCTCACAGCTTCTGTTACTGTTTTCGGACTTGTTAAATGCCGCGGCAAATTCGATAACAATCATGAAAATGCTTGCAGAATTAGCAATAATTTTCGACATTGTTTTAGTCTCAAGGAATATTCCGTtacg ACGTAGCGGCTTTTATTTGCTAGCAAAGTATGCAACAATCGTCAAGAATTATACAGAAATGAATGAAGGATTGGGAAATAATAGGGTTTCTTg TGACTCAGACCAAATTTGTAGAGATATTGCACAATCAATCCTAGCTAGATTCACTTCGTTCCATCTtgcaatataa
- the LOC128883625 gene encoding uncharacterized protein LOC128883625 isoform X3 — MRTVTEKINNKFSFLYLNESTDCETLSITTYHSLTCNIREFLRFLESGLTQPPITEITQHWMLPDCNLIPLTFALQLLTHQHKKTSDVSEKHSALLCDFVSSTQRIKESIQWTIDVILEDKFFLSLKELLALLVDLPECIFCLYEVTRHSYVWRIIQWEFHASRVMAALLHIWNEKTTTDDSNIETLLSVDTKQATFLLVETTCYIIARQNTIFPFYLACYFSTSHLKHTTYVLSSFSIAPTHRLPQLIHNITKHVNKNSQAIRTLASLLIGATSAGIHVSKGRGKGFTFFGAPELIDFIFPNGLTHTNTLHYPCLTLKCLTAFIYAVDPNDDENDSSDFWYALWSALTRHPYSCAYVGVILVDALWFDLIINLVSEKKTTDATDRVNVNQNKGSARTLVAQRLRSLEQLWECLMRPVITDIPPLCYLVITLAKLRFLLTTRNVVRSNILAGYSEFDILSQISFKCVTIFQEVSSCLLSSIPSRVLSAQVMLSITGAILKIEAPDDISWNVFPMDSNASQDTILDRNVPDVSEWLPAILYCTEISDDASDQKSDVDAASECKRMHAAKSNEVLFLNDPLKKKSCDSLMENLRVNKKKNKDDDQKNEDVVVHPTSIVPLLKKSNFIEIDTSRKVLKILPEASLLTSVPPTCLRQCLERLSEPLRLSDVPLQCRSVSSLDEFSIPRKDETPIETYWRIRRALLTIPLLAGQDYEGDHIASKLVGVLLKLDDTNNMEDFQSIRKKATVSLIVAWPKSTVQVCVKTAFEKDLSYFIRVTALQILHESLREQMDAVGLKEKQTQDDSIDLHTLATLYYNELFRELYYFLKSRESHQQSTNDIQTILNEEVNQFFSQLLLLFSDLLNAAANSITIMKMLAELAIIFDIVLVSRNIPLRMQQSSRIIQK, encoded by the exons atGAGGACAgtaacagaaaaaataaataataagttctCCTTTCTCTACTTAAACGAATCAACTGATTGCGAAACTCTGTCAATAACTACATATCATTCACTGACATGTAATATACGAGAATTTTTGAGATTTTTGGAAAGTGGGCTAACTCAACCTCCAATTACAGAAATAACACAACATTGGATGTTACCAGATTGTAATTTAATACCACTAACTTTCGCGTTACAACTTTTAACTCACCAACATAAAAAAACTAGTGATGTTTCTGAAAAACACTCAGCATTACTTTGCGATTTCGTTTCTTCTACTCAACGCATTAAAGAAAGCATACAATGGACCATTGACGTAATACTCGAggataaattttttctttccttaaaAGAATTGCTCGCACTCCTTGTAGATCTTCCCGAATGTATTTTTTGTCTTTATGAAGTCACAAGACATTCATATGTGTGGAGAATAATTCAATGGGAGTTCCACGCATCACGCGTTATGGCGGCTTTACTTCATATTTGGAACGAGAAAACGACTACGGATGATTCAAACATTGAAACGTTATTGAGTGTTGACACGAAACAAGCAACTTTTTTGTTAGTAGAAACAACATGCTACATAATAGCTCGACAaaacacaatttttcctttttatttagcGTGTTATTTTTCTACATCTCATCTTAAACACACAACATACGTTTTATCATCTTTTTCTATTGCCCCAACACACCGACTTCCTCAACTGATTCACAACATAACAAAACACGTGAATAAGAATTCACAAGCTATCAGAACACTGGCCAGTTTACTCATAGGTGCAACATCTGCAGGCATCCACGTTTCTAAAGGCCGCGGGAAAGGTTTCACGTTTTTTGGAGCACCAGAGCTAATAGATTTCATCTTTCCGAATGGCTTGACGCATACTAATACGTTGCACTATCCTTGCTTGACGTTAAAGTGTCTTACAGCGTTCATATACGCGGTAGATCCCAATGACGATGAAAACGATAGTTCCGATTTTTGGTACGCTTTATGGTCTGCTTTAACGCGCCACCCTTACTCGTGCGCTTATGTTGGAGTTATTCTAGTCGACGCTCTTTGGTTTGATCTGATTATTAATCTAGTAtcggaaaagaaaacaacCGACGCAACAGACAGAGTTAACGTAAACCAGAATAAAGGTAGTGCTAGAACACTAGTAGCCCAGCGTTTACGGTCTCTAGAACAACTGTGGGAGTGCCTGATGCGCCCTGTCATAACCGATATACCTCCTCTATGCTACCTTGTAATAACATTAGCAAAACTACGTTTTTTGTTAACTACACGGAACGTTGTACGCTCGAATATACTCGCTGGTTACAGCGAGTTTGATATTCTAAGTCAAATAAGTTTCAAG tGTGTAACAATTTTCCAAGAAGTTTCAAGCTGTTTGTTATCTTCCATACCATCGCGTGTGTTAAGCGCTCAAGTGATGCTAAGTATTACCGGAgctattttgaaaatagaagCCCCCGACGATATATCTTGGAATGTTTTTCCTATGGATTCAAATGCTTCACAGGACACCATACTGGATCGGAACGTCCCTGATGTATCGGAGTGGTTACCAGCAATTTTGTACTGCACTGAAATTTCCGATGACGCAAGTGACCAG AAGAGTGATGTTGACGCTGCATCCGAATGTAAGCGAATGCATGCAGCAAAAAGCAATGAAGTACTTTTCTTAAATGATCccctaaaaaagaaatcttgtgattctttaatggaaaatttaagagtaaacaagaaaaaaaacaaagatgatGACCAAAAGAATGAAGATGTTGTTGTCCATCCAACATCAATAGTTCcacttttgaaaaaatcgaatttcatagaaattgaTACCAGTCGGAAAGTGCTAAAAATTCTTCCAGAAGCATCGCTTTTGACATCCGTACCGCCAACATGTTTGAGACAATGCTTAGAGCGACTTTCAGAGCCATTGCGGTTATCAGACGTTCCTCTACAATGTCGATCTGTTTCGAGCTTAgatgaattttcaattccGAGAAAAGACGAAACCCCTATAGAAACCTATTGGAGAATAAGACGTGCGCTGTTAACAATACCTCTGCTTGCAGG TCAAGATTATGAAGGAGATCATATAGCATCAAAGCTTGTTGGAGTCTTGCTGAAATTAGATGATACAAATAATATGGAGGATTTTCAATCAATACGAAAAAAAGCAACAGTGTCTCTTATTGTCGCCTGGCCAAAGAGCACCGTCCA AGTTTGTGTCAAGACAGCTTTTGAAAAAGatctttcatatttcataaGAGTTACCGCTCTTCAAATACTACATGAATCTCTCAG GGAACAAATGGATGCAGTAGGtctcaaagaaaaacaaacccAGGATGACTCTATAGATCTTCATACATTGGcaacattatattataatgaGCTTTTCAGAGAACTCTACTACTTTTTAAAGTCTAGAGAGAGTCACCAACAATCAACGAATGATATTCAAACGATTTTAAATGAAGAAGTCAACCAATTTTTCTCACAGCTTCTGTTACTGTTTTCGGACTTGTTAAATGCCGCGGCAAATTCGATAACAATCATGAAAATGCTTGCAGAATTAGCAATAATTTTCGACATTGTTTTAGTCTCAAGGAATATTCCGTtacg TATGCAACAATCGTCAAGAATTATACAGAAATGA